The proteins below come from a single Malus sylvestris chromosome 3, drMalSylv7.2, whole genome shotgun sequence genomic window:
- the LOC126615171 gene encoding uncharacterized protein LOC126615171 has protein sequence MGTPNPNLNPSSMRVLVRPPPTPTAKPTSNSPSQTLPLPSSADPPSSDGVVVVGFIGRSPDDSAQLINRILDSNVFGSGNLDKSLFPEKEELRDWFRWRRISYFHEQKKGILFLQFCSTQCPAVADGFSDSGSGFDSPVEEHDFGDLQALLFMFSVCHVIVYILEGSQFDSQLLQKFRVLQAAKHALAPFVRSRTVQPTSSRPPSSSSSRPTTSATTTSNSSQGRSGGILTRNASSISLMSGLGSYTSLFPGQCTPVTLFVFIDDFSDVPNPSSNLEESADTSSLNQSSSVSSLARPSLPVKGSGSVVVLARPVSKSEGSFRKKLHSSLEAQIRFLIKKCRTLSGSESSHAGSRSGGSSNSAPLFSLDASRAVLLLDRSTNQRGESLEFATGLVEDVLNGKATSDSLLLESHGQNANKEDIVSVKDFIYRQSDILRGRGGPVNNSSSGSTAGVGMVAVAAAVAAASAASSSAASSSAASGKTMSTPELPNFQIWLSSSQQILDGVLSAKGGCLYETEISKRKLRLRNTVPQQAEGVSSKGTDPLDLAVSCLENGKRLNTKFSVLWCERTLPAAKEVYLKDLPACYPTSQHEAHLEKALQAFHSMVKGHAVQQFAKKLEDECTSIWKSGRQLCDAVSLTGKPCMHQRHDVEASESLSVVPVKQHSSGYVFLHACSCGRSRKLRSDPFDFKSANITFNRFPDCDKHLPTLQLPEVSNTGPIQPSSWNLVRIGAAKYYEPSKGLFQSGFSSTQKFLLKWIIHLGKQKSPNELPTSAVQQGSVVRSESNLKFESKAGVQLYTGELKSGVASHRKPAEDLVSDDNKISFGKGLPNFTMRKAFSEVVAGTATVDSGFPPIQPRKKSSLGLDKIIKKTRTMDQRVERTSDNGTRKSEDVLSVQENFSETNSTNGDPYLQIGSNVVPVNLNSGEKFKMNPSLKQVVVYVGFEHECPHGHRFLLNPEHLHELGSSYQLPEESQENLDHSLPDNSKMSRNGFHGKVHRNSNRIATATGANKERHVTKSKEIVTIGNLHIDGLMLSGPGKEQNHTSFSASPVQNLSKRLEGSFQSISLDDGGCAFSMLNRNLPIYMNCPHCKLSRDKQNSLKTKFAATISQLQRVFVVTPPFPVILATCPVIQFEASSLPPSIPEREQKLQFNLGSQVVLPPESFVTLRLPFVYGVQLEDGSLHSLGCFEHQPEVTAWITKGTTLQVMSKRNCVGQDGVLT, from the exons ATGGGCACCCCCAACCCAAACCTAAACCCATCATCCATGCGGGTCCTAGTCCGCCCACCTCCTACACCCACCGCCAAACCCACTTCCAATTCACCCTCCCAAACTCTTCCGCTTCCCTCCTCCGCAGACCCTCCCTCTTCCGACGGTGTTGTCGTCGTGGGCTTCATTGGCCGGAGCCCCGACGACTCTGCCCAACTCATCAACCGGATCCTCGACTCCAACGTGTTCGGGTCGGGCAATCTCGACAAAAGCCTCTTTCCTGAGAAAGAGGAGCTCAGGGACTGGTTTAGGTGGCGAAGAATCAGTTACTTCCATGAACAGAAAAAGGGCATTCTGTTTTTGCAGTTCTGCTCTACCCAGTGCCCCGCCGTGGCTGATGGGTTCTCGGATTCCGGGTCGGGTTTTGACTCTCCAGTGGAAGAGCATGACTTTGGGGACCTTCAGGCGCTGCTCTTCATGTTCTCT GTTTGCCATGTAATAGTATATATTCTGGAGGGGTCACAGTTTGATTCGCAACTCCTGCAAAAGTTTCGAGTGTTACAAGCTGCCAAGCATGCTTTGGCTCCGTTTGTGAGATCCAGAACTGTGCAGCCAACATCATCCAGGCCACCTTCATCGTCATCCTCACGGCCTACCACATCCGCTACCACCACTAGCAATTCATCTCAAGGTAGAAGTGGTGGCATCTTGACTCGCAATGCTTCTTCCATTTCACTTATGTCAGGTTTAGGTTCCTACACTTCTTTGTTCCCAGGACAGTGTACCCCAGTCACActgtttgtttttattgatgatttctcTGATGTGCCAAATCCCAGTTCTAATCTGGAGGAGTCGGCAGATACATCCTCACTTAATCAATCGTCTAGTGTGAGCAGTTTAGCAAGGCCAAGCTTGCCTGTTAAGGGTTCAGGTTCAGTGGTTGTGCTTGCCCGCCCTGTGAGTAAATCTGAGGGCAGTTTTCGGAAGAAACTGCATTCATCCCTTGAAGCACAGATTCGTTTCTTAATTAAGAAGTGTAGAACACTCTCAGGTTCTGAAAGTAGTCATGCGGGGTCAAGAAGCGGGGGTTCTTCAAATTCAGCACCTTTATTCTCCCTTGATGCATCAAGGGCTGTCCTATTGTTAGATAGGTCTACGAATCAGAGAGGTGAATCTCTTGAATTTGCCACAGGACTTGtggaagatgttttgaatgGGAAGGCAACCTCAGATTCTCTTCTGCTTGAAAGTCATGGTCAGAATGCAAACAAAGAGGATATTGTATCAGTCAAGGATTTTATTTACAGACAATCTGATATTCTAAGAGGCAGGGGGGGACCGGTAAATAATTCCAGTAGTGGTTCAACTGCTGGTGTAGGTATGGTTGCTGTTGCTGCAGCTGTTGCTGCTGCATCAGCTGCATCTTCATCTGCTGCATCTTCATCCGCTGCATCTGGAAAGACGATGTCTACTCCTGAACttccaaatttccaaatttGGTTATCTTCCAGTCAACAAATTCTTGATGGAGTTCTTTCTGCAAAAGGTGGGTGCTTATATGAAACTGAAATTAGCAAACGAAAACTTCGCCTAAGAAACACTGTTCCACAGCAGGCTGAAGGAGTTTCTTCAAAAGGTACGGATCCTCTAGATTTAGCAGTATCTTGCCTGGAGAATGGTAAAAGGCTAAACACaaaattttcagttttgtgGTGTGAAAGGACTCTTCCAGCTGCTAAAGAGGTTTATCTCAAAGACTTGCCTGCTTGTTACCCAACTTCACAGCATGAAGCCCATCTAGAGAAGGCTTTGCAAGCTTTCCATTCAATGGTGAAAGGACATGCAGTGCAACAGTTTGCAAAAAAGTTGGAGGATGAATGCACATCCATCTGGAAATCTGGAAGGCAACTGTGTGATGCCGTTAGTTTGACTGGAAAACCATGTATGCACCAGAGACATGATGTCGAAGCTAGTGAATCACTTTCAGTAGTTCCTGTGAAGCAACATTCCAGTGGATATGTTTTCCTTCACGCATGTTCTTGTGGTCGTTCACGGAAGCTAAGATCTGATCCTTTTGACTTCAAGTCAGCAAACATTACTTTCAATCGCTTCCCAGATTGTGACAAGCACCTTCCCACACTTCAACTGCCTGAAGTAAGCAATACAGGCCCTATTCAACCTTCCTCATGGAATTTGGTCCGCATTGGTGCTGCAAAGTACTATGAACCTTCTAAAGGCTTGTTTCAAAGCGGGTTTTCTTCCACTCAGAAGTTTCTTTTGAAATGGATAATACATTTGGGAAAGCAGAAAAGCCCGAATGAGTTACCTACCAGTGCAGTGCAACAAGGTTCAGTAGTTAGGTCAGAATCCAACCTCAAGTTTGAATCTAAAGCTGGTGTGCAGTTGTACACAGGGGAGTTAAAATCTGGAGTAGCAAGTCATAGAAAACCTGCAGAGGACTTAGTGTCTGATGATAATAAAATCAGTTTTGGGAAAGGTCTTCCCAATTTTACCATGCGTAAAGCTTTTTCTGAGGTTGTTGCTGGAACAGCGACTGTAGATTCAGGATTTCCTCCTATCCAGCCGAGGAAAAAGTCTTCATTGGGTTTAGATAAGATTATCAAGAAAACTAGGACAATGGATCAGCGTGTAGAACGGACTAGTGATAATGGAACTCGGAAATCTGAAGATGTTTTATCTGTTCAGGAAAACTTTAGTGAGACCAACAGCACAAATGGTGACCCCTATCTACAGATAGGTAGTAATGTAGTTCCTGTTAACCTGAATAGTGgtgaaaagttcaaaatgaaCCCTTCTTTAAAACAGGTAGTCGTGTATGTTGGATTTGAGCATGAGTGCCCCCATGGCCACCGTTTTCTATTAAATCCAGAGCATCTTCATGAGCTTGGGTCCTCATATCAATTGCCTGAAGAATCTCAGGAAAACTTAGACCATAGCCTGCCGGATAATTCGAAAATGAGTAGGAATGGTTTCCATGGTAAAGTTCACCGCAATTCAAATAGGATTGCTACTGCTACTGGTGCAAATAAGGAGAGACATGTAACTAAGTCAAAAGAGATAGTAACTATTGGTAATCTGCATATAGATGGGCTAATGCTGTCAGGACCAGGGAAGGAGCAGAATCACACATCTTTTAGTGCATCTCCAGTCCAGAATTTGTCCAAACGTCTTGAAGGGAGCTTTCAGTCTATTAGCCTTGATGATGGTGGATGTGCTTTCTCTATGTTGAATAGAAATTTACCAATCTATATGAACTGCCCACACTGCAAGCTCTCTAGGGATAAGCAAAATTCACTGAAGACGAAGTTTGCTGCCACAATATCACAGCTTCAAAGGGTTTTTGTG GTCACACCTCCCTTTCCAGTGATATTAGCTACTTGCCCAGTTATACAATTTGAG GCATCATCTCTACCTCCCTCAATCCCAGAACGTGAGCAGAAGTTGCAGTTCAACCTCGGATCCCAAGTGGTTTTACCTCCAGAGAGTTTTGTTACTCTTAGACTCCCATTTGTGTATGGTGTACAGCTGGAAGATGGAAGTTTACATTCTCTTGGTTGTTTCGAACATCAACCTGAAGTAACCGCTTGGATTACAAAAGGGACAACATTGCAGGTCATGTCCAAGAGGAACTGTGTTGGTCAAGATGGAGTTCTAACATAG
- the LOC126615173 gene encoding superoxide dismutase [Cu-Zn], chloroplastic-like: MQTASAVMAAQTVIASSPTLFSLLKNPNPGSIPRSSFHGVSLKLPLKSQSMSFAAAAPKPLTVVAATKKAVAVLKGTSSVGGVVTLSQEDDGPTTVNVRITGLTPGPHGFHLHEYGDTTNGCISTGAHFNPKQLTHGAPEDEIRHAGDLGNIIANADGVAEATIVDNQIPLTGPNAIIGRALVVHELEDDLGKGGHELSLSTGNAGGRLACGVVGLTPV; this comes from the exons ATGCAAACAGCTTCGGCGGTCATGGCAGCTCAGACTGTGATTGCTTCATCCCCCACTCTCTTCTCCCTGcttaaaaaccctaaccctgGCTCAATTCCTCGTTCCTCCTTCCATGGCGTCTCCCTCAAGCTCCCACTCAAATCCCAATCCATGTCTTTCGCCGCCGCCGCCCCTAAGCCCCTCACCGTCGTCGCCGCCACCAAGAAAGCCGTCGCTGTCCTCAAGGGCACTTCCAGTGTTGGAGGAGTCGTTACCTTGAGCCAAGAAGACGATG GTCCTACAACCGTGAATGTTCGTATTACTGGACTTACTCCCGGGCCTCATGGGTTCCACTTA CATGAGTATGGTGATACGACAAATGGATGCATATCCACAG GAGCACATTTCAATCCTAAACAGTTGACACATGGTGCTCCTGAGGATGAAATCCGTCATGCGGGTGACCTGGGAAACATAATTGCCAATGCCGATg GGGTGGCAGAGGCAACAATCGTGGATAACCAG ATACCATTAACTGGTCCTAATGCTATAATTGGAAGAGCACTTGTCGTTCATGAGCTTGAGGATGATCTTGGAAAGG GTGGACACGAACTCAGTCTAAGCACTGGCAATGCAGGTGGAAGATTGGCATGTG GTGTGGTAGGTTTGACACCGGTGTAA